The following coding sequences are from one Streptomyces sp. V3I7 window:
- a CDS encoding ABC transporter permease, which produces MSQVLHTPPPTQAAPADDDLAALAARHGLTVSGARPTLPQYVRELWARRHFITAFATAKLTAQYSQAKLGQLWQVMTPLLNAAVYYFIFGVLLGTKQGVPDYVPFLVTGVFVWTFTQSSIMSGTRAISGNLGLVRALHFPRAALPISFALQQLQQLLFSMAALIVILLCFGVPVAASWLLAVPVLVLQSTFNAGVSMIMARMGAKTPDIAQLMPFVLRTWMYASGVMWSIDKLTSDDRLPHAVTFLLEINPPAVYIDLMRFALIDSFTSDHLPPHVWAAAVGWAVLAGIAGFVYFWKAEERYGRG; this is translated from the coding sequence GTGAGTCAGGTCCTCCACACACCGCCCCCGACCCAGGCGGCCCCGGCCGACGACGACCTCGCGGCGCTCGCCGCCCGGCACGGGCTCACCGTCAGCGGCGCGCGCCCGACACTGCCCCAGTACGTCCGCGAGCTGTGGGCGCGCCGCCACTTCATCACCGCCTTCGCCACCGCCAAGCTCACCGCGCAGTACAGCCAGGCGAAGCTCGGCCAGCTCTGGCAGGTCATGACGCCGTTGCTGAACGCGGCGGTCTACTACTTCATCTTCGGCGTGCTGCTCGGCACCAAGCAGGGCGTGCCGGACTACGTGCCGTTCCTGGTCACCGGCGTCTTCGTGTGGACGTTCACGCAGAGCTCGATCATGTCGGGCACCCGGGCGATCTCCGGCAACCTCGGCCTGGTGCGGGCGCTGCACTTCCCGCGGGCCGCGCTGCCCATCTCCTTCGCGCTCCAGCAGCTCCAGCAGCTGCTGTTCTCGATGGCCGCGCTGATCGTGATCCTGCTGTGCTTCGGCGTCCCGGTGGCCGCGTCCTGGCTGCTGGCGGTGCCGGTGCTGGTGCTGCAGTCCACCTTCAACGCCGGCGTCTCGATGATCATGGCCCGCATGGGCGCCAAGACCCCGGACATCGCCCAGCTGATGCCGTTCGTGCTGCGCACCTGGATGTACGCCTCCGGCGTCATGTGGAGCATCGACAAGCTGACCTCCGACGACCGGCTGCCGCACGCGGTGACCTTCCTGCTGGAGATCAACCCGCCGGCCGTCTACATCGACCTCATGCGGTTCGCGCTGATCGACAGCTTCACCTCCGACCACCTGCCGCCGCACGTGTGGGCCGCGGCGGTCGGCTGGGCCGTGCTCGCCGGCATCGCCGGCTTCGTCTACTTCTGGAAGGCTGAGGAGAGGTACGGCCGTGGCTGA
- a CDS encoding ABC transporter ATP-binding protein: MAENLNERIPTVVADGVDIVYRVNGTGAGRGTATAALNRMLRGKRAEKAAGVRRVHAVKSVSFAAYKGEAIGLIGTNGSGKSTLLKAVAGLLPVENGRIYTGGQPSLLGVNAALMSDLTGERNVFLGGLAMGMSREQIKERYQEIVDFSGINEKGDFITLPMRTYSSGMAARLRFSIAAAKDHDVLLIDEALATGDRSFQKRSEARIRELRKEAGTVFLVSHNNKSIRDTCERVLWLERGELRMDGPTEEVMKEYEAFTGDKAKPKPKPKPKAAAPKAPQQAQASAGETKVALPS; the protein is encoded by the coding sequence GTGGCTGAGAACCTGAACGAGCGGATCCCCACCGTCGTCGCCGACGGCGTCGACATCGTCTACCGGGTCAACGGCACCGGCGCCGGCCGCGGCACCGCGACCGCCGCCCTCAACCGCATGCTGCGCGGCAAGCGCGCCGAGAAGGCGGCCGGCGTGCGCCGGGTGCACGCGGTCAAGAGCGTCTCCTTCGCCGCGTACAAGGGCGAGGCCATCGGCCTGATCGGCACCAACGGCTCCGGCAAGTCGACCCTGCTGAAGGCGGTCGCCGGACTGCTCCCGGTGGAGAACGGCCGTATCTACACGGGCGGTCAGCCCTCCCTGCTCGGCGTCAACGCGGCCCTGATGAGCGACCTCACGGGCGAGCGCAACGTGTTCCTCGGCGGCCTCGCCATGGGCATGTCCCGCGAGCAGATCAAGGAGCGCTACCAGGAGATCGTCGACTTCTCCGGCATCAACGAGAAGGGCGACTTCATCACCCTGCCGATGCGCACCTACTCCTCCGGCATGGCCGCCCGCCTGCGCTTCTCCATCGCCGCCGCCAAGGACCACGACGTCCTGCTGATCGACGAGGCGCTCGCGACCGGTGACCGCTCCTTCCAGAAGCGCTCCGAGGCCCGGATCCGCGAGCTGCGCAAGGAGGCGGGCACCGTCTTCCTGGTCAGCCACAACAACAAGTCGATCCGCGACACCTGCGAGCGGGTCCTGTGGCTGGAGCGCGGCGAGCTGCGCATGGACGGGCCGACGGAGGAGGTCATGAAGGAGTACGAGGCCTTCACCGGCGACAAGGCCAAGCCGAAGCCCAAGCCGAAGCCGAAGGCCGCCGCCCCCAAGGCGCCCCAGCAGGCCCAGGCCTCAGCCGGGGAGACAAAGGTCGCGCTGCCCTCCTGA
- a CDS encoding CDP-glycerol:glycerophosphate glycerophosphotransferase encodes MPELSVIVHGPDTQGHLAELLDSLAAHPQGDTEVVVAAVGDWAREAAEAHPSKPVVAPLPDGTGEAAARSAGAVRAGGRWLHFVHTKDGLPADAPRLIAERTAELPDSVDALLLDHVRTTWRTPAAPSGDARLLIRTGRADVALDDAANLLRLTPLLGNRVLRAGFWRAHEEQLATDDEAYAAHAALLHADRLACLGHAAYDDRQPRPESLPPPAPEQRYALVDRYERLLDLTEDRPAAHAVLYDVMVRDLLRTFAREELPEAVAREFFRRASEAAVRRRPAGHRRPGGFEGMRRTLLEENAYTRYRALQAANRARRAARKEVRSRKRRLGTRLRDHRYQRALERPVDPGLAVFSAYWDRGVSCNPGAIAAKLTELAPDIHPVWVVTKENAVLLPPGTDHVVPGTRRYWEVLARAKYLTSNVNFPGAVVKRPDAIHLQTHHGTPLKRMGLDQMAHPAAAQGLDFAALLSRVDKWDYSVSANGHSTRMWERAYPARFTSLDYGYPRNDVFATCTAADIRAVRARLGIAPGRTAVLYAPTHRDYEAGWNPRLDLAALAERLGENTVLLVRGHYFYGDTASPLTGLRRTGKVVDVSSYEPVEELCLAADALITDYSSIMFDYANLDRPIVVYADDWETYATTRGVYFDLPAKAPGPVARTQEELAEIFTSGAWRDERAARARAAFRRRFCEYDDGRAAERVVRRVFLGESEESLPPVIPLDERVTAPTPQEATG; translated from the coding sequence ATGCCCGAGCTCAGCGTCATCGTCCACGGACCCGACACCCAGGGGCACTTGGCCGAGCTGCTGGACTCCCTCGCCGCCCATCCGCAGGGCGACACCGAGGTCGTCGTGGCGGCGGTCGGCGACTGGGCCCGTGAGGCCGCCGAGGCGCACCCCTCGAAGCCGGTGGTGGCGCCCCTGCCGGACGGCACCGGCGAGGCGGCGGCCCGGTCGGCGGGAGCCGTGCGGGCGGGCGGACGCTGGCTGCACTTCGTCCACACCAAGGACGGGCTGCCCGCCGACGCGCCGCGCCTGATCGCCGAGCGCACCGCCGAGCTGCCGGACTCCGTCGACGCCCTCCTCCTGGACCACGTCCGCACCACCTGGAGGACCCCCGCCGCCCCCTCCGGCGACGCGCGCCTGCTCATCCGCACCGGCCGCGCCGACGTCGCCCTCGACGACGCCGCGAACCTGCTGCGCCTCACGCCGCTGCTCGGCAACCGCGTGCTGCGCGCCGGTTTCTGGCGGGCACACGAGGAGCAGCTCGCCACCGACGACGAGGCGTACGCCGCGCACGCCGCCCTCCTCCACGCGGACCGCCTGGCCTGCCTCGGCCACGCCGCGTACGACGACCGGCAGCCACGCCCCGAGAGCCTGCCGCCACCCGCCCCCGAGCAGCGCTACGCGCTCGTCGACCGCTACGAGCGGCTCCTCGACCTGACCGAGGACCGCCCGGCCGCCCACGCGGTCCTGTACGACGTCATGGTCCGCGACCTGCTGCGCACCTTCGCCCGTGAGGAGCTGCCCGAGGCGGTGGCCCGGGAGTTCTTCCGCCGCGCCTCCGAGGCGGCGGTCCGCCGGCGCCCCGCGGGCCACCGCCGCCCGGGCGGCTTCGAGGGCATGCGCCGCACGCTCCTGGAGGAGAACGCCTACACCCGCTACCGCGCCCTCCAGGCCGCCAACCGCGCCCGCCGGGCGGCGCGCAAGGAGGTGCGGTCCCGCAAGCGCCGCCTGGGCACCCGGCTCCGCGACCACCGCTACCAGCGCGCGCTGGAGCGGCCGGTCGATCCCGGCCTGGCCGTGTTCTCGGCGTACTGGGACCGCGGGGTCAGCTGCAACCCGGGCGCCATCGCCGCCAAGCTCACCGAACTCGCCCCGGACATCCACCCGGTGTGGGTGGTGACGAAGGAGAACGCGGTCCTCCTCCCGCCCGGCACGGACCACGTGGTCCCGGGGACCCGGCGCTACTGGGAGGTGCTGGCGCGGGCCAAGTACCTCACCAGCAACGTCAACTTCCCCGGCGCGGTGGTCAAACGCCCCGACGCGATCCACCTACAGACCCACCACGGCACCCCGCTCAAGCGCATGGGCCTGGACCAGATGGCACACCCGGCCGCCGCCCAGGGCCTGGACTTCGCCGCCCTGCTGAGCCGCGTCGACAAGTGGGACTACAGCGTCTCCGCCAACGGCCACTCGACCCGGATGTGGGAGCGCGCCTACCCGGCCCGCTTCACCTCGCTCGACTACGGCTATCCGCGCAACGACGTCTTCGCCACCTGCACCGCGGCCGACATCCGCGCGGTCCGCGCGCGCCTGGGCATCGCCCCGGGCCGGACGGCCGTCCTCTACGCCCCCACCCACCGCGACTACGAGGCCGGCTGGAACCCCCGCCTGGACCTCGCCGCCCTCGCCGAACGCCTCGGCGAGAACACCGTCCTCCTCGTCCGCGGCCACTACTTCTACGGCGACACGGCCTCCCCGCTCACCGGCCTGCGCCGCACCGGCAAAGTCGTCGACGTCTCCTCCTACGAGCCGGTCGAGGAGCTCTGCCTCGCGGCCGACGCCCTGATCACGGACTACTCGTCGATCATGTTCGACTACGCCAACCTCGACCGCCCGATCGTCGTCTACGCCGACGACTGGGAGACGTACGCGACGACCCGCGGCGTGTACTTCGACCTGCCGGCGAAGGCGCCCGGCCCGGTCGCCCGCACCCAGGAGGAGCTGGCCGAGATCTTCACGTCCGGCGCCTGGCGGGACGAGCGCGCGGCGCGGGCGCGGGCCGCCTTCCGCCGCCGGTTCTGCGAGTACGACGACGGACGCGCCGCCGAGCGGGTCGTGCGCCGGGTGTTCCTGGGCGAGAGCGAGGAGTCGCTGCCCCCGGTGATCCCCCTGGACGAGCGCGTCACGGCACCCACCCCGCAGGAGGCCACCGGATGA
- a CDS encoding glycosyltransferase family 2 protein, which translates to MTPEVPDVTVTVIVYNDAARLPRAVASLLRQTHANIEIVISDDHSTDETPSVARGLAAQDPRVRYLRLPENSGGCSAPRNRALEIARAPYLMFLDSDDELPEKAVELLLAAHREREVDFTMGAVRRIRVDNGRRSTWMPQLVARRRTLDGIETDPRLLFEHLSTSKMYARDFLDRHDLRFPEGIHYEDQLFSAQAYCLAKAFTIIPDPVYHWYIEPYAASDAASISNQRHKLTNVGDRVHVQRLIDDFLVTSGRGSLREDKDYKFLKHDFRMYAGDLPYRDDAWLRGFAEIMTPYLDTLASNAYARLPRPERVVLQLLRDGRLSDARSAARGLGHPVAPARVTADPETGATYWGDRVPESATARRELDVSDLELDTLPLASARFRHEITELIPGPGASLTLRIRTYDPGLRLPIGPHRAALLLSPGSRRLTAPFRLTPVRPGVFEGEAHLDLAAARLPLHGFTGLRHPVLRVQHRGQTHTGLLLAPLTFPALTARVAYRGGATPHHVTVEPEGRNPGRLQVRWQPTGTTARVLGPAVRRLAHPKVKNAARMLASALR; encoded by the coding sequence ATGACCCCCGAGGTTCCCGACGTCACGGTCACGGTGATCGTCTACAACGACGCGGCACGGCTCCCCCGCGCGGTCGCCTCCCTGCTCCGGCAGACCCACGCCAACATCGAGATCGTCATCAGCGACGACCACTCCACGGACGAAACCCCGTCCGTCGCCCGGGGGTTGGCGGCCCAGGACCCACGCGTGCGCTATCTGCGGCTGCCGGAGAACAGCGGCGGCTGCAGCGCCCCGCGCAACCGCGCCCTGGAGATCGCCCGGGCGCCGTATCTGATGTTCCTGGACAGCGACGACGAACTCCCCGAGAAGGCGGTCGAGTTGCTGCTGGCCGCGCACCGCGAGCGCGAGGTCGACTTCACGATGGGCGCGGTCCGGCGCATCCGCGTGGACAACGGCCGCCGCTCGACCTGGATGCCCCAACTCGTGGCCCGGCGCCGCACCCTGGACGGCATCGAGACCGACCCGCGCCTGCTCTTCGAGCACCTGTCGACGAGCAAGATGTACGCCCGGGACTTCCTCGACCGCCACGACCTGCGCTTCCCCGAGGGCATCCACTACGAGGACCAGCTGTTCTCGGCGCAGGCCTACTGCCTGGCCAAGGCGTTCACGATCATCCCGGACCCGGTCTACCACTGGTACATCGAGCCGTACGCGGCCTCCGACGCGGCGTCGATCTCCAACCAGCGGCACAAGCTGACCAACGTCGGCGACCGCGTGCACGTCCAGCGCCTGATCGACGACTTCCTGGTGACGAGCGGCCGCGGGTCGCTGCGCGAGGACAAGGACTACAAGTTCCTCAAGCACGACTTCCGGATGTACGCCGGGGACCTGCCGTACCGCGACGACGCCTGGCTGCGCGGCTTCGCCGAGATCATGACGCCGTACCTCGACACCCTCGCCTCGAACGCGTACGCCCGTCTGCCCCGCCCGGAGCGCGTGGTCCTCCAACTGCTGCGCGACGGCCGCCTGTCCGACGCGCGCTCGGCGGCACGCGGCCTGGGCCATCCGGTGGCGCCTGCGCGGGTGACGGCGGATCCGGAGACCGGCGCGACGTACTGGGGCGACCGCGTCCCCGAGTCGGCGACGGCCCGCCGCGAACTCGACGTGTCCGACCTGGAGTTGGACACGCTCCCCCTCGCGAGTGCCCGGTTCCGCCACGAGATCACCGAGCTGATCCCGGGCCCCGGCGCCTCGCTCACCCTGCGCATCCGCACGTACGACCCCGGTCTGCGCCTGCCGATCGGCCCCCACCGCGCCGCCCTCCTCCTCTCCCCCGGCTCGCGCCGGCTCACGGCCCCCTTCCGGCTGACGCCGGTCCGCCCCGGCGTCTTCGAAGGCGAGGCCCACCTGGACCTGGCAGCCGCCCGCCTTCCCCTCCATGGCTTCACCGGCCTCCGCCACCCGGTGCTGCGCGTCCAGCACCGGGGCCAGACCCACACGGGCCTCCTCCTGGCCCCGCTGACCTTTCCCGCCCTGACGGCCCGCGTCGCCTACCGCGGCGGCGCGACCCCCCACCACGTCACGGTCGAACCGGAGGGCCGCAACCCCGGCCGCCTCCAGGTCCGCTGGCAACCGACGGGCACCACAGCGCGAGTGCTCGGCCCGGCGGTCCGGCGCCTGGCCCACCCGAAGGTGAAGAACGCGGCACGAATGCTGGCGAGCGCCCTCAGGTGA
- a CDS encoding GtrA family protein, producing the protein MTVNLAEPPPAPGVAPPASPPARVRPLARVVLEVVKFGVVGGSGVLVNFLVFNLLLHGLGWRATTATVPASCLAMTTNYLGFRFFAYRDRVCRTRRQIALFFGLSGLGVALESGLFYAAYHGLGLNGPVGSNADKALSIVLASAFRFFGYRTWVFQRDARRAA; encoded by the coding sequence GTGACAGTGAACCTCGCCGAGCCCCCTCCGGCACCGGGCGTCGCCCCTCCCGCCTCCCCTCCCGCGCGCGTCCGGCCGCTGGCGCGTGTCGTGCTGGAGGTCGTGAAGTTCGGTGTCGTCGGCGGCAGCGGTGTCCTCGTCAACTTCCTGGTCTTCAACCTGCTGCTGCACGGCCTGGGCTGGCGGGCGACGACCGCGACGGTGCCGGCCAGCTGCCTCGCGATGACGACGAACTACCTCGGCTTCCGCTTCTTCGCCTACCGCGACCGCGTCTGCCGCACCCGCCGCCAGATCGCGCTGTTCTTCGGCCTCAGCGGTCTCGGCGTCGCCCTGGAGAGCGGCCTGTTCTACGCCGCGTACCACGGCCTGGGGCTGAACGGGCCGGTCGGTTCCAACGCCGACAAGGCGCTGTCGATCGTCCTCGCCTCCGCCTTCCGCTTCTTCGGCTACCGCACCTGGGTGTTCCAGCGGGATGCGCGCCGCGCCGCCTAG